One part of the Parabacteroides distasonis ATCC 8503 genome encodes these proteins:
- a CDS encoding DUF6057 family protein gives MKKYSGVALHVIVFVFLFIFLRIFSEYHFYCVEQNQLFQLTPIFIIDKLMQPGGLAMVLSGCLVQFFILPNVGAMITAALLTGLGALFWAILRRIDPRSHGILWAWLPVLSLLFVQWDFNYRFQGTVAFGMMLLALYLVLGIRNFIPRLIASLFASLLLFGLAGPVSLLFALSMMGYEAMSRTPRWYYSVILPMIVLILGELCVRYSVIGEYRFVFLPDSYYYFRLVPDKVIYFSWIAFYAALVVTCLCKNKESWAGKKRLALGISQFIILGLIFWKGFDLYGEQKSYRLKMMDYFTRTEQWDRILVSCKEPTTNQLYLCYQNMALARKGILADEAFKYTQHGPRGLMVAWNKSTTISALLSDVYFTMGNVAAAQEMAFESNIGALCDGNPRMTQRLVQTNLIYGAYPVAEKYIAVLENTFYYKDWAKAQRKFLYNDEAVETDPLLGNMRRNLLAENHLIQMDGFDTDLIRLAEQNPSNKAAFHYAGVFYLLAKDVTRFKTLVETYYGTDLLPSLPVSFQEAVIILSEKDPDYWKRFGVSESIVGRFTDYKRQVLAGRNNSNALPGLMYRSYGDTYWYYYMFK, from the coding sequence ATGAAGAAGTATAGCGGCGTGGCCTTGCATGTAATCGTATTTGTCTTTCTGTTTATCTTCTTGAGGATATTCAGTGAGTACCACTTTTATTGTGTCGAGCAGAACCAGTTATTCCAGTTGACTCCCATTTTTATTATCGATAAGTTAATGCAACCGGGAGGTTTAGCGATGGTTCTTTCCGGTTGTTTGGTGCAGTTCTTCATTCTCCCGAATGTGGGAGCTATGATAACGGCGGCCCTGCTGACAGGCCTAGGGGCCTTGTTCTGGGCGATCTTGAGGCGGATCGATCCGCGAAGCCATGGTATTTTATGGGCTTGGCTTCCCGTCCTATCCTTGTTGTTTGTGCAATGGGATTTTAATTACAGGTTTCAAGGAACGGTAGCCTTCGGTATGATGCTGCTTGCTTTATATCTCGTTTTAGGGATAAGGAATTTCATACCTCGTTTGATAGCAAGTCTGTTTGCCTCCCTGTTACTCTTTGGGTTGGCCGGGCCGGTCTCTTTGTTGTTTGCCTTGTCCATGATGGGATACGAGGCCATGAGCCGGACGCCCCGTTGGTATTATTCCGTGATTTTACCGATGATCGTGTTGATCTTGGGTGAATTATGTGTGCGTTACTCGGTGATCGGAGAATACCGCTTTGTCTTTTTACCGGATAGTTATTATTATTTCCGTTTGGTGCCGGATAAGGTAATTTATTTCTCATGGATCGCTTTCTATGCGGCGCTGGTTGTAACCTGCCTCTGTAAAAACAAGGAATCATGGGCTGGTAAAAAGCGTCTAGCGCTGGGAATCTCCCAATTCATTATCTTAGGGCTTATCTTCTGGAAAGGCTTCGATCTATATGGCGAACAGAAATCATACCGCTTGAAGATGATGGACTATTTTACCCGGACAGAGCAATGGGACCGGATCTTGGTATCATGCAAGGAACCGACCACTAATCAACTCTATTTATGTTACCAAAATATGGCTTTGGCCCGGAAAGGTATTCTGGCGGATGAGGCGTTTAAGTACACGCAGCACGGGCCTCGTGGATTAATGGTGGCATGGAATAAATCGACTACCATATCCGCCTTGCTGAGTGATGTTTATTTTACGATGGGAAATGTCGCCGCGGCTCAAGAGATGGCTTTCGAGAGTAATATCGGCGCTTTATGTGATGGAAATCCCCGCATGACGCAACGTTTGGTGCAAACGAACTTGATTTATGGAGCCTATCCGGTCGCGGAGAAATATATCGCTGTCTTAGAGAATACTTTCTATTATAAGGATTGGGCCAAAGCGCAGCGGAAATTCCTGTATAATGATGAGGCGGTCGAGACAGATCCTCTATTGGGGAATATGCGCAGGAACCTGCTAGCTGAGAATCATCTGATCCAGATGGATGGATTCGACACGGACTTGATTCGCTTGGCGGAGCAGAATCCTTCCAATAAAGCCGCTTTCCACTATGCCGGCGTATTCTATCTTTTAGCAAAAGATGTGACGCGCTTTAAGACGTTGGTGGAAACCTATTACGGAACGGATTTACTCCCTTCTTTACCGGTCTCTTTTCAAGAGGCGGTCATCATCCTATCGGAGAAAGATCCGGATTACTGGAAACGTTTCGGTGTCTCGGAATCTATCGTAGGGCGATTCACCGATTATAAGAGGCAAGTGCTCGCTGGGCGGAATAATAGTAATGCGCTACCCGGTTTGATGTATCGCTCTTATGGCGATACGTATTGGTATTATTATATGTTTAAATAG
- the pfkA gene encoding 6-phosphofructokinase translates to MSTVKCVGILTSGGDAPGMNAAIRAVTRSAIYNGMRVKGIYRGYKGLILDEIEEFKTQNVSNIIQRGGTILKTARCVEFKTPEGRKQAYDKLQEHGIDALIAIGGDGTLTGARIFAQEFNFPIVGLPGTIDNDLYGTDTTIGYDTALNTIMECVDKIRDTATSHDRLFFVEVMGRDAGFLALNGAIASGAEAAIIPEISLEKDQLAEMIENGFRKSKNSSIVLVAESEVTGGAMGVAERVKKEYPQFDVRVSILGHLQRGGSPTAQDRILATRMGVAAIDALLDDQRNVMMGIQNDQIVYVPFSKAIKNDKPINRDLLNTLRVSSI, encoded by the coding sequence ATGTCTACAGTAAAGTGTGTTGGTATTTTAACGTCCGGAGGTGATGCCCCGGGAATGAATGCCGCTATTCGTGCGGTAACACGTTCCGCTATTTATAACGGAATGAGAGTGAAAGGTATTTACCGTGGTTACAAAGGGTTGATCCTAGATGAGATTGAAGAGTTTAAGACACAAAATGTCAGTAATATAATTCAGCGCGGCGGAACAATCCTTAAGACCGCCCGTTGCGTGGAGTTCAAGACTCCCGAGGGACGAAAACAGGCCTATGATAAGTTGCAAGAGCATGGGATCGATGCCTTGATCGCTATCGGTGGTGACGGAACGTTGACGGGAGCGCGTATTTTCGCTCAGGAGTTTAATTTCCCGATCGTAGGATTGCCGGGTACGATTGATAATGACTTGTATGGCACGGATACGACGATCGGTTATGATACGGCCTTGAACACGATCATGGAATGCGTGGATAAGATCCGTGATACGGCTACCTCGCATGATCGTCTATTTTTTGTGGAGGTCATGGGGCGCGACGCCGGTTTCTTGGCGTTGAACGGAGCGATCGCTTCTGGTGCCGAAGCCGCTATTATCCCGGAAATCTCCTTGGAGAAAGATCAATTGGCCGAGATGATCGAGAATGGATTCCGTAAGTCCAAGAACAGTAGTATCGTATTGGTTGCCGAAAGTGAGGTAACCGGTGGCGCTATGGGTGTCGCTGAGCGTGTGAAGAAGGAATATCCGCAGTTCGATGTGCGTGTCTCTATTTTAGGTCACTTGCAGCGTGGTGGTTCTCCTACGGCACAAGACCGGATCTTGGCGACTCGTATGGGTGTGGCCGCGATCGATGCCTTGTTGGATGACCAGCGTAACGTGATGATGGGTATCCAGAACGACCAGATCGTCTATGTACCGTTCTCTAAAGCGATCAAGAATGATAAGCCTATTAACCGGGATTTGTTGAACACGCTCCGTGTTTCTTCAATCTAA
- a CDS encoding 4-hydroxy-3-methylbut-2-enyl diphosphate reductase, whose protein sequence is MIEVEIDKDSGFCFGVVTAIESAERELGNTDTLYCLGDIVHNSLEVERLEHMGLHTIDHEGLSRLRDRKVLLRAHGEPPSTYALAKRNNITIIDATCPVVLRLQRKIHKCYQETRANNTQLVIYGKKGHAEVNGLVGQTEGTAIVIEKIEDLDRLDFTRAISLFSQTTKSLDGFKAVVAEIKQRMAEGVEFNYYDTICRQVANRLPNIKAFASSHDWVYFVAGRKSSNGKMLFEECRKANPNTLFISEVSEITEPLPEGVRRVGVCGATSTPKWLMEEVAVRIKELNASE, encoded by the coding sequence ATGATAGAAGTCGAGATAGATAAAGATTCCGGATTCTGTTTTGGGGTTGTCACCGCCATAGAGAGCGCTGAGCGGGAGCTGGGAAATACGGATACGCTGTATTGCCTAGGCGATATCGTTCATAACAGTTTGGAGGTGGAGCGGTTGGAGCATATGGGGCTGCATACGATCGACCATGAGGGACTTTCAAGGTTGAGAGACCGGAAGGTGTTGCTCCGGGCGCATGGCGAGCCACCTTCTACCTATGCTTTAGCGAAGCGAAACAATATCACGATTATAGACGCTACTTGCCCGGTTGTCTTGCGTTTGCAGCGCAAGATCCATAAATGTTATCAAGAGACCCGGGCGAATAACACCCAGTTGGTTATCTATGGGAAGAAAGGCCATGCGGAGGTGAATGGCTTGGTGGGGCAGACGGAGGGCACGGCGATTGTCATCGAGAAAATAGAAGACCTCGATCGTCTGGACTTTACCCGTGCGATCAGTCTGTTTTCCCAAACCACGAAGTCCTTGGATGGATTCAAGGCGGTAGTGGCGGAGATCAAGCAGCGGATGGCGGAAGGGGTGGAGTTTAATTATTACGATACGATTTGCCGTCAGGTGGCGAATCGTCTTCCGAATATAAAAGCGTTCGCCTCCAGCCACGATTGGGTCTATTTTGTGGCCGGTCGTAAAAGTTCCAACGGAAAGATGCTGTTCGAGGAGTGCCGGAAAGCGAACCCGAATACGCTTTTTATTTCCGAGGTATCAGAGATTACCGAGCCTTTGCCCGAGGGCGTGCGCCGGGTCGGGGTTTGTGGCGCTACATCCACTCCCAAGTGGTTGATGGAGGAAGTGGCGGTCCGGATCAAGGAACTGAATGCTTCGGAATGA